The Micromonospora krabiensis genome window below encodes:
- a CDS encoding amphi-Trp domain-containing protein codes for MDIYEDARAVSRADLAAWLRQLANQLESDGKIFYGAAGAVAVADRVTCELEIERDDDEVSVEIEFSWTEPAPAAPAKPAEQDTAEEDTAAQAAKESDEATPAA; via the coding sequence ATGGATATCTACGAGGACGCCCGTGCCGTGTCGCGGGCCGACCTGGCCGCCTGGCTGCGTCAGCTGGCCAACCAGCTGGAGTCCGACGGCAAGATCTTCTACGGGGCGGCGGGCGCGGTCGCGGTCGCCGATCGCGTGACGTGCGAGCTGGAGATCGAGCGCGACGACGACGAGGTCTCGGTCGAGATCGAGTTCTCCTGGACGGAGCCCGCTCCGGCGGCACCGGCGAAGCCGGCCGAGCAGGACACCGCCGAGGAGGACACCGCCGCGCAGGCGGCCAAGGAGTCCGACGAGGCCACGCCGGCGGCGTGA
- a CDS encoding HelD family protein, whose protein sequence is MLYGRLDGLRDQAARRLTEELRATGGTLQARSQRDSSVTMYAEQVEQFSAVENGLCFGRLDGDDGARHYVGRIGIFDTTGDYDPLLMDWRAPAARPFYLATAANPQGVRRRRHLRTRQRKVTGLNDEVLDIASASPTAHEELTGEASLLAALNAGRTGRMRDIVETIQAEQDEIIRADLPGVLVVQGGPGTGKTAVALHRAAYLLYTHRRELSTRGVLLVGPNATFLRYISQVLPALAETGVLLRTQADLFPGVRARRVESAEAAALKGRTVMVDVLTAAVRDRQRVPDEPMQIEVEREALTLDPEVVRAARDRARRSGRPHNLARALFDVEVVHALADQVAERIGADPLGGENLLDEADRAEIRRELRDEPELRAALDELWPVLTPQRLLADLYADPDRIATAAPSLTDAERALLHREPGGWTPADVPLLDEAAELLGEDERAAAARRERIRSLQLEYAEGVLEIARGSRSIDVEDEADGGEILGVTDLIDADRLLERQEESDRLTTAQRAAADRSWAFGHVIVDEAQELSPMAWRLLMRRCPSRSMTIVGDVAQTGALAGTPSWREALTPYVADRWRLTELTVSYRTPAEIMAVAADLLTEIDASLRPPRSVRESGFPPWDRTVAADRLAAELVDAAGREAADLTDGRLGVIVPAGLVDEVAAAVTAALPEAAVGDQPELESRVVVLTVAQAKGLEFDSVLVADPDRIVAESPRGRSDLYVALTRATQRLGVLRVEG, encoded by the coding sequence ATGCTCTACGGTCGGCTGGACGGCCTGCGTGACCAGGCCGCCCGCCGGCTCACCGAGGAGTTGCGGGCGACCGGTGGCACCCTCCAGGCCCGCTCCCAGCGCGACAGTTCGGTGACCATGTACGCGGAGCAGGTCGAGCAGTTCTCGGCGGTCGAGAACGGGCTGTGTTTCGGCCGGCTCGACGGCGACGACGGCGCGCGACACTACGTCGGCCGGATCGGCATCTTCGACACCACCGGCGACTACGACCCGCTGCTGATGGACTGGCGCGCCCCGGCCGCCCGCCCGTTCTACCTGGCGACGGCCGCGAACCCGCAGGGCGTACGCCGGCGCCGGCACCTGCGGACCCGGCAGCGGAAGGTCACCGGGCTCAACGACGAGGTGCTGGACATCGCCAGCGCCTCCCCCACCGCGCACGAGGAGCTGACCGGTGAGGCGTCGCTGCTCGCCGCGCTCAACGCCGGCCGGACCGGCCGGATGCGCGACATCGTCGAGACCATCCAGGCCGAGCAGGACGAGATCATCCGCGCGGACCTGCCCGGGGTGCTCGTCGTCCAGGGCGGCCCGGGCACCGGCAAGACCGCGGTGGCGCTGCACCGGGCCGCGTACCTGCTCTACACGCACCGGCGGGAGCTCTCCACCCGGGGTGTGCTGCTGGTCGGCCCGAACGCGACGTTCCTGCGCTACATCTCGCAGGTGCTCCCGGCGCTCGCCGAGACCGGTGTGCTGCTGCGCACCCAGGCCGACCTGTTCCCCGGGGTGCGGGCCCGCCGGGTGGAGTCCGCCGAGGCCGCCGCGCTGAAGGGCCGGACGGTCATGGTCGACGTGCTGACCGCGGCCGTCCGGGACCGGCAGCGGGTGCCGGACGAGCCGATGCAGATCGAGGTCGAGCGGGAGGCGCTGACCCTCGACCCGGAGGTCGTCCGGGCGGCCCGCGACCGGGCCCGCCGCTCGGGGCGGCCGCACAACCTGGCCCGCGCGCTCTTCGACGTCGAGGTGGTGCACGCGCTCGCCGACCAGGTGGCCGAGCGCATCGGCGCCGACCCGCTCGGCGGTGAGAACCTGCTCGACGAGGCCGACCGCGCAGAGATCCGTCGCGAGCTGCGCGACGAGCCGGAGCTGCGGGCGGCACTGGACGAGCTGTGGCCGGTGCTCACCCCGCAGCGGCTGCTCGCCGACCTGTACGCCGACCCGGACCGGATCGCCACCGCCGCGCCCTCGCTGACCGACGCGGAGCGGGCCCTGCTGCACCGGGAGCCGGGCGGCTGGACGCCGGCCGACGTGCCGCTGCTGGACGAGGCGGCCGAGCTGCTGGGTGAGGACGAGCGCGCCGCGGCGGCCCGCCGCGAGCGGATCCGGTCGCTGCAACTGGAGTACGCGGAGGGCGTGCTCGAGATCGCCCGGGGTTCCCGGTCGATCGATGTGGAGGACGAGGCGGACGGCGGTGAGATCCTCGGCGTCACCGACCTGATCGACGCCGACCGGCTGCTGGAACGGCAGGAGGAGTCGGACCGGTTGACCACCGCGCAGCGGGCGGCGGCGGACCGCAGCTGGGCGTTCGGGCACGTGATCGTCGACGAGGCGCAGGAGCTGTCGCCGATGGCGTGGCGACTGCTCATGCGGCGCTGCCCGAGCCGGTCGATGACGATCGTCGGGGACGTGGCGCAGACGGGAGCGCTCGCCGGCACCCCGTCCTGGCGGGAGGCGCTGACGCCGTACGTGGCGGACCGGTGGCGGCTCACCGAGCTGACGGTCAGCTACCGCACCCCGGCGGAGATCATGGCGGTCGCCGCGGACCTGCTCACCGAGATCGACGCGTCGCTGCGGCCGCCCCGCTCCGTACGGGAGAGCGGCTTCCCGCCGTGGGACCGCACGGTGGCCGCGGACCGGTTGGCGGCGGAGCTGGTCGACGCGGCCGGCCGGGAGGCGGCCGATCTCACCGACGGCCGGCTCGGGGTGATCGTCCCGGCGGGGCTGGTCGACGAGGTGGCCGCGGCGGTCACGGCCGCGCTGCCGGAGGCGGCCGTCGGTGACCAGCCCGAGCTGGAGAGCCGGGTGGTGGTGCTCACGGTGGCCCAGGCGAAGGGCCTGGAGTTCGACTCGGTACTGGTCGCCGACCCGGACCGGATCGTGGCGGAGTCGCCGCGCGGACGCAGCGATCTGTACGTCGCGCTGACCCGCGCCACCCAGCGCCTCGGCGTGCTCCGCGTGGAGGGGTGA
- a CDS encoding LolA family protein → MSVLKSRPVLRWVVPAVAAATVIGGGAAIGTFAAEAEPSLPPRTAAQLLVDLQTAQLDGLSGTVVQRADLGLPPIAGLLGGTNDLTALVTGTHTLRVWHSGPDKQRIALLDTLGEKNVVRNGRDLWTWDSRRKEASHRLLGTGAGERGAHEGGAPEVPLTPQEAADKALAAVDPSTAVSVGRAATVAGRDAYELVLEPRDKTSLVHQLRVAIDAREHVPLRFEVFATGSDQPAFEVAFTQVDFRRPDADQFSFNPPPGVTVREESAERPAAPTRKPGADARPQVRTVGTGWTTVIEARTGEALPTGAAAGATGGAKDPAGGAIAGGLGSLPAVRGDWGSGRLLTGKLFSVLLTDDGRVLAGAVTPERLYEVARG, encoded by the coding sequence ATGTCCGTCCTGAAGAGTCGTCCCGTCCTGCGTTGGGTGGTGCCCGCGGTCGCCGCCGCCACCGTGATCGGCGGTGGCGCCGCCATCGGCACGTTCGCCGCCGAGGCGGAGCCGAGCCTGCCGCCGCGTACGGCCGCCCAACTCCTCGTCGACCTGCAGACGGCCCAGCTGGACGGGCTGTCCGGCACGGTCGTCCAGCGGGCCGACCTCGGTCTGCCGCCGATCGCCGGCCTGCTGGGCGGCACCAACGACCTGACCGCCCTGGTGACCGGCACGCACACCCTGCGGGTGTGGCACTCCGGGCCGGACAAGCAGCGGATCGCCCTGCTGGACACGCTCGGCGAGAAGAACGTGGTCCGCAACGGCCGCGACCTGTGGACGTGGGACAGCCGGCGCAAGGAGGCGAGCCACCGGTTGCTCGGCACCGGCGCCGGCGAGCGGGGCGCCCACGAGGGCGGGGCGCCCGAGGTGCCGCTGACCCCGCAGGAGGCCGCCGACAAGGCGTTGGCCGCCGTCGACCCGAGCACCGCGGTCAGCGTCGGCCGGGCCGCGACGGTGGCCGGGCGGGACGCGTACGAGCTGGTGCTGGAGCCGCGGGACAAGACGTCGCTGGTGCACCAGCTGCGGGTCGCCATCGACGCCCGCGAGCACGTGCCGCTGCGGTTCGAGGTCTTCGCCACCGGCAGTGACCAGCCGGCGTTCGAGGTGGCGTTCACGCAGGTCGACTTCCGCCGGCCGGACGCCGACCAGTTCTCGTTCAACCCGCCGCCCGGCGTGACGGTGCGGGAGGAGTCGGCCGAGCGGCCCGCCGCCCCGACGCGTAAGCCGGGGGCGGACGCACGACCGCAGGTGCGTACGGTCGGCACCGGCTGGACCACGGTGATCGAGGCGCGGACCGGCGAGGCCCTGCCGACGGGCGCCGCGGCGGGCGCGACCGGCGGGGCGAAGGACCCGGCCGGCGGTGCGATCGCCGGTGGGCTGGGGTCGCTGCCGGCGGTCCGCGGTGACTGGGGCAGCGGCCGACTGCTGACCGGCAAGCTGTTCAGCGTGCTGCTCACCGACGACGGTCGGGTGCTGGCCGGCGCGGTGACTCCGGAGCGGCTCTACGAGGTGGCCCGGGGCTGA
- a CDS encoding LysR family transcriptional regulator, whose translation MDLRRLRLLHELARLGSMREVAEELGVTTSTVSQQLAVLAREVGADLIEPSGRRVRLTPAGRRLAGHAVTILAAVDAARLDLDPQAEPAGTVRVAGFATAVRRSLLPVTADLAAHHPAVRLRIHEHEPAEAYALLAADEVDLALTYDYRLAPAPAGPTVEATPLWSALWSLGVPADAPGATGMSPEVFRRFAAHPWIVNSRNSADELVVRAVASLADFVPRVEHRADSLELVQDMIVAGLGVGLLPADQPTLPGVRLLPLTGPEVRLRSYAVTRRGRGGWPPLALVRDLITARAANP comes from the coding sequence ATGGACCTGCGCCGCCTCCGCCTGCTGCACGAGCTGGCCCGGCTGGGCTCGATGCGGGAGGTCGCCGAGGAGCTCGGCGTGACCACCTCCACGGTCTCCCAGCAGCTCGCCGTGCTGGCCCGCGAGGTCGGCGCCGACCTGATCGAGCCGTCCGGGCGGCGGGTCCGGCTCACCCCCGCGGGGCGGCGCCTCGCCGGGCACGCCGTGACGATCCTCGCCGCCGTCGACGCGGCCCGGCTGGACCTCGACCCGCAGGCCGAGCCGGCTGGCACGGTCCGCGTCGCCGGCTTCGCCACCGCCGTCCGCCGCTCGCTGCTCCCGGTCACCGCAGACCTCGCGGCCCACCACCCGGCGGTCCGGCTGCGCATCCACGAACACGAGCCGGCAGAGGCGTACGCGCTGCTCGCGGCGGACGAGGTCGACCTGGCGCTCACCTACGACTACCGCCTCGCCCCGGCGCCCGCCGGTCCCACCGTCGAGGCCACCCCGCTCTGGTCCGCCCTGTGGAGCCTGGGCGTGCCGGCCGACGCGCCGGGCGCCACCGGCATGTCCCCCGAGGTCTTCCGCCGGTTCGCGGCCCACCCCTGGATCGTCAACTCCCGCAACAGCGCCGACGAACTGGTGGTGCGCGCCGTCGCCTCCCTGGCGGACTTCGTGCCCCGCGTCGAGCACCGCGCGGACAGCCTGGAACTGGTCCAGGACATGATCGTCGCCGGGCTGGGCGTCGGGCTGCTGCCGGCCGACCAGCCGACCCTGCCAGGCGTCCGCCTGCTCCCGCTCACCGGCCCGGAGGTGCGGCTGCGCTCGTACGCGGTCACCCGCCGGGGCCGCGGCGGCTGGCCGCCGCTCGCCCTCGTCCGGGACCTGATCACGGCCCGCGCCGCGAACCCCTGA
- a CDS encoding ion transporter has protein sequence MTGAVRDRAHRLADVCGRLAGSSWFGLASFGVIVVNSVALGLETYGGLVVVVGPSLRLVEYACLGYFVLELLVRFGAHLTAPAGFLRDRWNVFDLVIVAAPLLPGLRENVTILRLLRLARIVRAFRLFPSLRVILVGIRRSIPGLGSFLLVTLLVLYGYAMIGWMLFGASYPERYGTVGQAMLTLFLLLSLDGITDTLQAGREVTEWAVLYYVSYMIAACYLLTNLLVGVVLRALEEAHQEERAADRSDRPDVREERDAPSVHAQLAQLRAIISDLERRLPDSGDEPEPAPDGPAPPTAERAPDVAALTG, from the coding sequence ATGACGGGCGCCGTTCGCGATCGCGCACACCGGCTGGCCGACGTGTGCGGCCGACTCGCCGGCAGCTCCTGGTTCGGCCTGGCGAGCTTCGGGGTCATCGTCGTCAACTCCGTGGCGCTCGGCCTGGAGACGTACGGCGGGCTGGTGGTGGTCGTCGGGCCGTCGCTGCGGCTCGTCGAGTACGCCTGTCTGGGCTATTTCGTGCTCGAACTGCTGGTGCGGTTCGGGGCGCACCTGACGGCTCCCGCCGGGTTCCTCCGCGACCGGTGGAACGTGTTCGACCTGGTGATCGTCGCCGCGCCGCTGCTGCCCGGGCTGCGGGAGAACGTGACGATCCTGCGGTTGCTGCGCCTGGCCCGCATCGTCCGCGCGTTCCGCCTCTTCCCCAGCCTGCGGGTGATCCTGGTCGGGATCCGCCGCAGCATCCCCGGGCTCGGCAGCTTCCTGCTGGTCACCCTGCTGGTGCTCTACGGGTACGCGATGATCGGCTGGATGCTCTTCGGCGCGTCGTACCCGGAGCGTTACGGCACGGTCGGGCAGGCGATGCTCACGCTGTTCCTGCTGCTGTCGCTGGACGGGATCACCGACACTCTCCAGGCGGGCCGGGAGGTCACCGAGTGGGCGGTGCTGTACTACGTCTCCTACATGATCGCCGCCTGCTACCTGCTCACCAATCTGCTCGTCGGGGTGGTCCTGCGCGCCCTGGAGGAGGCACACCAGGAGGAGCGCGCGGCCGATCGGAGCGACCGGCCGGACGTCCGCGAGGAGCGGGACGCCCCGTCCGTCCACGCGCAGCTCGCGCAACTACGGGCGATCATCAGCGACCTGGAGCGACGGCTTCCGGACAGCGGCGACGAGCCGGAGCCGGCACCCGACGGGCCGGCCCCGCCGACGGCCGAGCGGGCGCCCGACGTGGCCGCGCTGACCGGGTGA
- a CDS encoding EamA family transporter gives MTPTRAGSAMALASMMLVQLGLAASVGLFDQVGPEGAAWLRLAWAGVLLVVLVRPRPSAFTRSALYACLALGVVTAGVTILFMAAVARLPLGTASALEFLGPLGVAVVRGRGGTKLWPVLAGVGVLLLTEPWRGGADLVGVGYALAAGACWAAYILLTQRVGDEVSGLRGLAVSMPAAALVATVVVGPSVVPDLTGEVLLAGLGLALLLPVIPFALELLALRRLTTAAFGTLMSLEPAIALVVGLVALRQVPGVAPLLGVAFVVVAGIGAERTGGRTEVAEPVRRDAPDGLGRARADALSFTVHAQKRTAVKSRSDTEF, from the coding sequence ATGACTCCCACCCGCGCCGGTTCGGCGATGGCCCTCGCCTCGATGATGCTCGTGCAGCTCGGGTTGGCCGCCTCGGTCGGCCTCTTCGACCAGGTCGGCCCCGAGGGTGCCGCCTGGCTCCGGCTGGCCTGGGCCGGGGTGCTGCTCGTGGTCCTGGTCCGTCCACGCCCGTCCGCGTTCACCCGCTCCGCGCTGTACGCCTGCCTGGCGCTCGGTGTGGTGACCGCCGGGGTCACCATCCTGTTCATGGCCGCGGTGGCCCGGCTGCCCCTGGGTACGGCCAGCGCGCTCGAGTTCCTCGGCCCGCTCGGGGTCGCGGTGGTCCGGGGCCGGGGCGGCACGAAGCTCTGGCCGGTGCTCGCCGGCGTCGGGGTGCTGCTGCTCACCGAGCCGTGGCGGGGCGGCGCCGACCTGGTGGGCGTGGGGTACGCGCTGGCCGCCGGCGCCTGCTGGGCGGCGTACATCCTGCTCACCCAGCGGGTCGGCGACGAGGTCTCCGGGCTCCGCGGCCTGGCCGTCTCGATGCCGGCGGCCGCCCTGGTGGCCACCGTGGTCGTCGGGCCGTCGGTCGTTCCGGACCTGACCGGGGAGGTGCTGCTCGCGGGTCTGGGCCTGGCCTTGCTGCTGCCGGTGATCCCGTTCGCGCTGGAGCTGCTCGCGCTGCGCCGGCTGACCACCGCCGCCTTCGGCACCCTGATGAGCCTGGAGCCGGCGATCGCCCTGGTCGTCGGCCTGGTCGCGTTGCGCCAGGTGCCGGGGGTCGCGCCGCTGCTGGGCGTCGCGTTCGTGGTGGTCGCCGGCATCGGCGCGGAACGCACCGGCGGGCGGACGGAGGTGGCGGAGCCCGTGCGACGTGACGCGCCCGACGGGCTTGGTCGGGCCCGCGCCGACGCGCTATCTTTCACTGTTCACGCACAAAAAAGAACGGCTGTGAAAAGCCGTTCTGACACCGAATTCTAA
- a CDS encoding response regulator transcription factor: MRLLVVEDEARLAAALQRGLQAEGFAVDVAPTGPAGLDAARGGGYDAMILDVMLPGLSGYEVVRRLRAEEHWIPVLMLSAKDGEYDQADGLDCGADDYLTKPFSYVVLLARLRALLRRGAPERPTVLAVGDLRLDPARRRVTRADVEVALTAREFALLDYLMRRPGEVVSKTELLDHVWDASVETAPNAVEVYVGYLRRKIGRERLETVRGAGYRLAT, translated from the coding sequence GTGCGGCTGCTGGTGGTGGAGGACGAGGCGCGGCTCGCGGCCGCCCTGCAACGGGGCCTCCAGGCGGAGGGCTTCGCCGTCGATGTCGCCCCGACCGGTCCGGCCGGCCTGGACGCCGCGCGCGGCGGCGGCTACGACGCCATGATCCTCGACGTCATGCTGCCCGGCCTGTCCGGCTACGAGGTGGTCCGCCGGCTGCGCGCCGAGGAGCACTGGATCCCGGTGCTCATGCTCTCGGCCAAGGACGGCGAGTACGACCAGGCCGACGGCCTGGACTGCGGCGCCGACGACTACCTGACGAAGCCCTTCTCGTACGTGGTGCTGCTGGCCCGGCTGCGTGCCCTGCTGCGTCGGGGCGCACCCGAGCGCCCGACCGTGCTCGCGGTCGGTGACCTGCGACTCGACCCCGCCCGGCGGCGGGTGACCCGCGCCGACGTCGAGGTCGCCCTGACCGCCCGCGAGTTCGCGCTGCTCGACTACCTCATGCGCCGCCCCGGCGAGGTGGTCTCCAAGACCGAGCTGCTGGACCACGTGTGGGACGCCAGCGTGGAGACCGCCCCGAACGCCGTCGAGGTGTACGTCGGCTACCTCCGCCGCAAGATCGGCCGGGAGCGCCTGGAGACGGTCCGCGGCGCCGGCTACCGGCTCGCCACGTGA